The nucleotide window TTTTCCTTTGCTTATGATTTCATCATGCAGGAACTCCCCCTGCTTGGCATTACGGTATTGTTCAAGGGAATACGGGCGGGGAGACAGGTCGTAATCAATTTGTTCCGCGAGCTTCTTTAGCATAATGGTTTCTTCTATCCTGTCTTTCCCCAAGTCAGGGCTAATAATGGCCACATCGATATCGCTATCTTCGCCGGCGCGGCCCTCTGCATAAGAGCCAAAAAGGATGGCGGTAGCGACGTTAATCTTGCTTTTCCTGAGTAATTTTACATACTCTTTTACCGTCAATTCAACTTGCTTGCCAGCCATTGAAACACTTCCTCCGCCTTTTTAATAATGTCTCGGGTATGTTCTTCTGTGCATTTGGCGCTTAATTCGGCCTTTTCTTCGGGGTAACGAGCTTCAATATAATATACCGTTAATCGTCGTAAATAATCGATCATGTCGTTATCGCATTCCTCAAGAAGGCCGGCGGCTTTTGCAAGAGCTACCAGGTCATGTTTGCGCGGCGGCACTTTCCCATACCGCTCATAATATACCGCTTTCAACGCTTTCTCAAGGGCTTGTTGACAGAGGAATATTGCCCATAAATATCGTTTCCCCTCAAAGTTATATTTTGCGGTATCTAAATCCTCTGCGGCAATTTTTAACCATGCTTCGGCTTGCTTTTTCATAAAATCACCTGTCCAGGTTTATATACAGCTTTTTCCACTCCAAAAACATAGTACCATATGATATCGCCAAAATCAATCAAACAACTCTTATCTCCAGCCCTGCCACCAGGGCGTCGTCTATCCCTTTTTCCTCTTTCGACGTGGCTCTCCATGTCGCCTCCCGGACCGTTATACCCAGTTTCTTTAATTCTGCCGCCAGCATTCTTTTGCCCCTGGCCACTTCTTTGTTGGTTTCCTGGTCCCTGTCGTAGGCGATAACTACTTCTTTTGCCCCCAGTTCCAGCACCTCCGGGACCACCGGTTTCCAGGAAGTGGCGCCCTGGGCGCCTATGACCACCGCGCCGAGGTAGGCCGCGGCAATATCCGCCTTTAACTGTCCTTCGGTAATCCATACCCGGCTGTCCTTTACTTCTATAGGCCTGGCTACATGGGCGGGAGTACCGCAGGAGCAGCCGCCCTGATCACTGTGGCCGCTAAACAGCATATATTTCCCGTTTCTGATGTCGTCCATCCGCCGCTGGAGGGCCTGGATCCGCCCTTGGGCATCCCGGATGGGAATAAAGTAACCTGGGGACGAATTGAACGTCCAGTAACTGCCGCCGTATTTGCTTTCGGCCCGGTAAAATCCGGGTATGCCGGCTAAGTCCAAACCGCTGTGGATTAACTTCTTGCATATTATCCAGGGATTTACATGCTCGGGTATGGATTTATAACCATTTCTCTTGATATCCTCCTCCTTTAAACCGCGGCGCAACAGTTCCTTTTTGTGCCGGGGATACAGGTCCAACAGCCTTAAAAAATGGCGGTAAACCCTGTCGCGCGCTTCTACCGGCGCCGGCTGGACTTGCGGGTTTAAAAATTCCTCCCATTGCTTGCCGGGAGCGACCCTTCCCGGCTCCAGCCGGTGCAGGTGGGCCACTTGGCCGTTGCTGAGGATGATATGTTTAAAAGCTCCTTCGCTTACCCTCATGCAGCTGCAAAGGTAGCTGTTAAACCCGCACCAGTCCGTTTTGCCGCATATTGGGCAGGGCTCGCGACGCGATGCTTTTCTAAAACTCTCATACTCTAGCTCTAGCCTGGCCGCTCCCATTTCTCCTCTCCTCCTTTGCTTACGGCTTTATCTGTCAACCTTTCTGGCTTTAAGGGAGGTAACGCCGCACCAGTAATCTGAAGGCTTGATGCCCCACTTCTTGCAGGCCAGGCGTTTCGCTTGGCTGGAATCCTTGGCTTCCACAACCAGTTTTCTCCCGCTCGGAGCCTTGACTTCGTACTGTGGCATTGTTGCTACCTCCTTTTTAGTCCCTGTATCCCGGGCGGTAGGCTGTTTGCCCGGGAGGCAAGGGTTTGGTCCGGCCTGCTATTTTTTATGCCACCTTATCCGCCGCCATGCCCGCCGCGTTGAATATGCGCTCCAGCACTTCTTCCACTTCGCTTAAGACTGCCATGATCGCCTTCAGGGCCGCCTTTGGGTCCCGGCCGGCGTAATGCTTGATGTACTCCCACCCGTGCCAGAGGTACCCTTTCGCCCCGTATAGCTCGCATAAAACGCAGGCCACCGTTTCCGCAATTATCTCCTGGTCCTGGTGCTGGCCTCCTTTTAGCGGCCGGATGGTGTTATGGACCGCATGGGCCAGTTCGTGGAAGAATACGTCTACGTCGTGGGAATAAAGGATTACCTGCTTCTGCCCGGGCCGGAAAGCGCCGACGGCCTGGCCGGCAAAGGGTTGGTATTTCACCTCTAACCCGAACCGCCTGGCCACTTCATAAAGGGGCGGCAGTTCCGGCGGGGAATAATCAGCTTGCGGCAACGGCTCCCCTTCCGTATCTTCGTACCTAAAGACCGGCACTCCCCGGAAGCCGGTTACGATTATTTTTTCCTCCTGTTTTTCTTCCCCGGTTTCCGGATCTATCACTTTCTGGATAACCTTCCTGGTCATCGGCGCCAGAATGTAAAAGGCCCTGGCTCCCTTCTTCACCTGCCTGCCGGCCTCCCGCCACTGCTGGTAGCCCCGGGCGTCCTCCGTCCCGGCGATGAGCATCAGCAGCCGGTTGCCCAGGCTCCACTTATCGCTCGGTTTGCCGTAGCCCGCCCGGGCGTTGATAAAGGTCCGCGCCGCCTTCTCCGGCAGTTCCCCACTCTGAAACATGGCCAGTAAACTATTCACTGCCTGCTTGACCTTGCTTTCCTCCAGTTTTACAGCCATCCGTATCGCCTCCTTATCTTTTTGGCCTTTCGGCCCTTGGCCTTCCGGCCTTAACAGACAAGCTTGCCGCCCGGCCGGGAGGCAAGGGCGGCCCGCAGGGCCGGGCCGAGGAATAAATGGAGGGGACCCGACCGGAGGGCGGGGCGGAGGCCGTTTATGCCGCAGGCCGGACCCTTGCCGGACCGGCCAGGGCGGCGGTATAATTCGAGGTTGGCCGGAAGGCCTGGAGGCTTAAAATCAAGGCAGCAGGTGCGCTTTAGCGCTCCTGCTGCCTACCGCTGTTGTCTTTATGATAAGGCCGCCGCTACGTTAGCCCGTAAGGGCTTAGGCGTTGCGGCGGCCCCCTATCCTCCCTTATCCCCTTGCTCTTTAAAAAACCGGCAGGCTGCCCCGTAAGGGTTAACTTTTCTGGATGCAATCTCGCAATGTCCGCGTTTTTTGCCCCAGTAATGCCGGCAGGCAGCGCATACTTTGGCCCCCGGTGCTTGTAAAGCCTTTGCAGTACCCCCGGGTCCAGTTTTTGTGTCCATGTCCCGCCACCTCCATGGGCTTTGATCAAGTAGCAACTGTTTCTAGCCTTTTTCCCCATATCACCTCGTAAGTGTGGGTGGCAAACAACTCCTGCACTTCAAACTGCATCCTCTTGACCGCCATTTCCAGGTAGGCGGGGTTCAGGTCAATATAAATGCTGTTTCTCCCCAACTGCTTTGCCGCCAGGGATGTGGTCCCGGACCCGCCGAAGGGATCCAGGACCGTGCCTCCAGGGGGACAACCTGCTAAGATACACGGTTTGATCAGGTCGAGAGGATAAACAGCAAAGTGGGCTTCCGAAAAAGGTTTGGTCGGTACAATCCACACTGAGCGTTTATTGCGCTTTTCCCTGGGTTGATACCGGGCATTGAAGCCGGTATAACGACGGTTACCTGTTTCAGCTTGTGTCCTGCGGCCGTTGTGGGGAATGCCTATCACCGCTGCCGAACCCCGCGGGCTGTCGGGATCCCCGCTGACGGCATCTTCCTGGATAGCCTCGTAGTCGTAGTAATACCTCTCGGATTTGCTCAGGAGGAAGAGGTATTCGTGAGCCTTGGTAGGCCTGTCAACCACGCTTTCAGGCATGGCGTTGGGCTTGTACCAGATAATATCGCTGCGGAGGTACCAGCCGGCATTGCGGAGGGCGAAGGCCACCGCCCAGGGAATACCCGCCAGGTCTTTGTTTTTCAGACCAGGAACCCTGCCCCTGTTCGCCTGCATATGATAGAGACGGCGCCCGGTCCCCTTCTGGCACCTCTTTTCATCCCACTTTCCCTCTTTACCCGGGCTGGCGTAGCAGTCGCCCAGGTTTAACCAGAGAGTCCCGTCTGGCCGGAGCACCCGCCTGACCTCGGAAAAAATACCTACTAGCCTAGCAATATATTTTTCCGGGGTTTCTTCCCCTCCCACCTGGCCCTCCATCCCATAATCGCGCAGTCCCCAGTAGGGCGGGGAAGTAACGCAACAGTTGACGCTTTCTGCCGGCAGCCCTTTAAGGATCTCCAGGGCATCACCAAGGAAGAACTTGTGATGGGTATTCATCCTCCTTACACCTCCCGCCATAAATTAGACTAATCTGTATAATTCCCGGTACTTGTCATGCTCTTTGCCGGTTCCCGGCGGCCTGGGCAACTTCCCTTTTCCCTTCCTGACCGGTTTCGGCCCCGGCAAATACCGATAGTCCTCCCGGCAGGCCTCCAGCAGCCAGCCCACCGTATTTGCTTTTTCTTTGCCGCTCTCAAGCATCTTGATTTTCTGCTCCACGTATCCCGGCGGGTAACCTACCAGTTCGTTAAGTACGGCTTCAGGCAATGGGTACCCTACGGTTTTTATAAATAAATCTTGTATTTTGACTTTGGCATCCGCTTCCAGGACCACCGGGCTTTCCGGCCGAGCTTGGCAGCCGACGGGAATTTCTGGCTTCTTCTCGGTTCCTTCGGCATTTACGGGGAAAACCTCCGGCCCCCCAGTTCCGGAACCTCCAGCTACGCCAGTTCCCGTACTAACGCATTTAGCAATTTCTTGTTGGCCTCCCTCGCCAGCCGGGTTTTGACCGGAGGCCGCCTTAACAACAACAACATATTCTTCATCTGAGTATTCTTTATGCCCAAGCTGCTGTGCATCTTGATGCACAAGTCCTTGTGCATCCGGATGCACACCTACGTGTGCATCCTTTATTTTCAAGGCTTGAGAGGGATCATGCAGGTAATATATATTCGTCTGGTTTAACCCCCGCCGCTTCCAGCTTACTAAACCGGCGGTCCTAAGTTCTTTCAGGTATTTCTCTATTGTGTTTCTATGGCAGCCGGCAATCTGGGCCAACCGCTCGTGCCCTGGCCAGCACTCATTTTCTTGCCAGGCGAAAGACAAAAGAATGATATAAAGCCATCGCGCCCCTATTGACAGGGAAGAATCGTATAAAACTGCATTAGGCGCCGAAGTAAAGCCTTTCTTGAGTACGGGACTGTCGATTATTAAGGTCTTTTCCAAATTGCCCCCTCCTTGTCCGCTGCCTGCAATAAAAAAAGCCGGCGGCTTTTAGGCCACCGGCAAGGAGGAGGTTACTTTCTTAAGCTTGGGCAATATGGCGGAAAGGCAATACCGGTACATTAATTTGTTTAATTGGCTTGATATCCGAATCCAATAGAGCCTCTATATCCTTGGAAGTCCTGGCGGAAATTAATTGTTCGCCGCAGTCTTTACAAACCTGGGCCGGTACTCCTTCTATCACGATTAGCCGGCCTTTATAACGAAAATCAAGCTGGATAGATTTCTCTTCAAAAGTTCCACCACATATGGGACAAATGTTCAGTTCGTTCATTTCGGCTGCTGCTCCTTACGCCCGACTTTGTGACTACCTGCTGCGCCCTTTGAAAGCCCATTCCGCTTCATCTCAGGCTTCCCATGCCTTTTCCATTTTAGCCCGGGCAAATAATTTTTTCAGGTCGCTATCGGTCATAAAATATTAATCCCTTCCCGGCTTATATTTTGATAAAAGGGCCCGGCCCGGAACAGGGGAGATTGAAACTCTTGGAGATCATATACAAGGGCTATTACCGGTATATCTTCTTTAAGGCTAATTTCGAATGCTTCGTCTATGATAGTTTCACGGATTTTTTTATCAAGCTTTTCAGTAACCACAAGAACATCAATATCAGAGTCCGGTTCGTAGTCTCCCCTTGCCTGGGAGCCGAAAAGGATTACCGACTTAACGGGGAGGTTCTTCCTTCTCAAAGTTTCTGCATATAGTTTAACAATATCTATAGCTTTCTTGCTAGGTTTACCATACATGCCAGTCATTGTGGCCCCCCCAAAACGATATTCAATCTCTTGATTTGATAAAGTCTTGGATTTGCTTGGCAATATCAAAAGCTCTTTGGGCGTCGGCTTCATTAGGCAAGCCCTCAGGTAAACTACCAACCGGAGCATTTGGGTACCTGGTAGGAATATAATACATATCAAGCATCAGGGCATTTTGCTGAAGCCCTTCAAATTCCCCCGCTATTTGCCGGCACAAGCTTATCAATGTGGGCAATTTGTGAATCCTGGGAGGGTTAACTTTATGCCTGACGAGAAAGGCTTTCAAGTATTTCTCGGCAGCTTGATGCGCGTGAAAGCAAGCCAAATTGTATAACCCCGCCTTGATAAGTTCAGCCGCAGCCCTGAGATCGTCGTCGGCATACTTAAGCCATGCTTCGTATTCTTGTTCCCGCCCTGTCATATACCACAACTCCCCTTTTTTCTACCTCTTCCCTCAAGAACAGGTTGTCATTCTCCAGCATCCGCCTGTACTCCTCCGGTGTATATACCAGGAAATCTACTCCTACCCGGGGATTGGTAAGTTTCGCCAAGAACAATAACCTGTCCATAAATCTCATATCTGTGTCCATGACAACCACTAGATCGAGATCGCTGTACTCATTAGCTTTCCCGCGTGCCAGGGAACCGAAAAGAATAATCTTTTCCGGCCGGCAATTTTCAATTATAATCCCGCTTATGCGGTCCAGTTCTTTTTTGAGATATTGGCTGTAAGCAGCCCCTCCATCCATATCGAAAAATCCCTCCTTCCTCTTCGTTACTGCCCCGGCTATGGCTCTGCCTATTTCCATGTCTCATATGCATATCGAACTGATAACATATTTTTCCACCCTCATACGTTATAGTACCATACGGAGCCGCAGATGGCAATCGCTATGGTTTTGCATATCCTTCCATGAGGTAAACCTCTGTATGTAACGTTCCCTAACATTCCTGTTGTAGGGCCAGGCCGGCATATAGACCTGCCCTACTGCTTCCTGAAGTCCCGCCGCCTCTATAGGGTCGTCTTCAAAGAACAGTCCTATCCCATAATGAGTCGCAAACACTTTTTTATATCCCCTGGGCAGGAAAACAATAGAACCGCGCGGGAAGCCGTGGACCGCAAGCCATTCTCGGGTTATATTTGCTGCTATGACCGGCCTGCTGGTAATGTATATAATCTCGTGTCCATGAAGTGCGTAATTCTTCAGAACTTCCACCGCGCCAGCAAGGGGTTTCGCCCGGGCCAACAGCGTTAGCCCCTCTGGGGTGGAGAAAAAGCCTGCCGGCAGCTCAGGGAAAGGATATACCTCCAGGGATACATCATAGCTTCTCAAAATTTCCGCGTTGACATTGGCAATGGTATTGCAAATGTCAACCCCTATCCTCATCCTGCCCGGTCCTTCCATCCATTTACTTGCCAACATTTTAATCGCCTCCCTATTTTTTATCCGGCCTTCGGCCCCTGGCCTTCCGGCCTTAACAGACAA belongs to Moorella humiferrea and includes:
- a CDS encoding nucleotidyltransferase domain-containing protein gives rise to the protein MAGKQVELTVKEYVKLLRKSKINVATAILFGSYAEGRAGEDSDIDVAIISPDLGKDRIEETIMLKKLAEQIDYDLSPRPYSLEQYRNAKQGEFLHDEIISKGKVIL
- a CDS encoding HEPN domain-containing protein — translated: MKKQAEAWLKIAAEDLDTAKYNFEGKRYLWAIFLCQQALEKALKAVYYERYGKVPPRKHDLVALAKAAGLLEECDNDMIDYLRRLTVYYIEARYPEEKAELSAKCTEEHTRDIIKKAEEVFQWLASKLN
- a CDS encoding DUF3854 domain-containing protein → MGAARLELEYESFRKASRREPCPICGKTDWCGFNSYLCSCMRVSEGAFKHIILSNGQVAHLHRLEPGRVAPGKQWEEFLNPQVQPAPVEARDRVYRHFLRLLDLYPRHKKELLRRGLKEEDIKRNGYKSIPEHVNPWIICKKLIHSGLDLAGIPGFYRAESKYGGSYWTFNSSPGYFIPIRDAQGRIQALQRRMDDIRNGKYMLFSGHSDQGGCSCGTPAHVARPIEVKDSRVWITEGQLKADIAAAYLGAVVIGAQGATSWKPVVPEVLELGAKEVVIAYDRDQETNKEVARGKRMLAAELKKLGITVREATWRATSKEEKGIDDALVAGLEIRVV
- a CDS encoding ArdC-like ssDNA-binding domain-containing protein → MAVKLEESKVKQAVNSLLAMFQSGELPEKAARTFINARAGYGKPSDKWSLGNRLLMLIAGTEDARGYQQWREAGRQVKKGARAFYILAPMTRKVIQKVIDPETGEEKQEEKIIVTGFRGVPVFRYEDTEGEPLPQADYSPPELPPLYEVARRFGLEVKYQPFAGQAVGAFRPGQKQVILYSHDVDVFFHELAHAVHNTIRPLKGGQHQDQEIIAETVACVLCELYGAKGYLWHGWEYIKHYAGRDPKAALKAIMAVLSEVEEVLERIFNAAGMAADKVA
- a CDS encoding DNA-methyltransferase; this translates as MNTHHKFFLGDALEILKGLPAESVNCCVTSPPYWGLRDYGMEGQVGGEETPEKYIARLVGIFSEVRRVLRPDGTLWLNLGDCYASPGKEGKWDEKRCQKGTGRRLYHMQANRGRVPGLKNKDLAGIPWAVAFALRNAGWYLRSDIIWYKPNAMPESVVDRPTKAHEYLFLLSKSERYYYDYEAIQEDAVSGDPDSPRGSAAVIGIPHNGRRTQAETGNRRYTGFNARYQPREKRNKRSVWIVPTKPFSEAHFAVYPLDLIKPCILAGCPPGGTVLDPFGGSGTTSLAAKQLGRNSIYIDLNPAYLEMAVKRMQFEVQELFATHTYEVIWGKRLETVAT
- a CDS encoding helix-turn-helix domain-containing protein, with the protein product MEKTLIIDSPVLKKGFTSAPNAVLYDSSLSIGARWLYIILLSFAWQENECWPGHERLAQIAGCHRNTIEKYLKELRTAGLVSWKRRGLNQTNIYYLHDPSQALKIKDAHVGVHPDAQGLVHQDAQQLGHKEYSDEEYVVVVKAASGQNPAGEGGQQEIAKCVSTGTGVAGGSGTGGPEVFPVNAEGTEKKPEIPVGCQARPESPVVLEADAKVKIQDLFIKTVGYPLPEAVLNELVGYPPGYVEQKIKMLESGKEKANTVGWLLEACREDYRYLPGPKPVRKGKGKLPRPPGTGKEHDKYRELYRLV
- a CDS encoding type II toxin-antitoxin system MqsA family antitoxin, with the translated sequence MNELNICPICGGTFEEKSIQLDFRYKGRLIVIEGVPAQVCKDCGEQLISARTSKDIEALLDSDIKPIKQINVPVLPFRHIAQA
- a CDS encoding nucleotidyltransferase domain-containing protein, with the protein product MTGMYGKPSKKAIDIVKLYAETLRRKNLPVKSVILFGSQARGDYEPDSDIDVLVVTEKLDKKIRETIIDEAFEISLKEDIPVIALVYDLQEFQSPLFRAGPFYQNISREGINIL
- a CDS encoding HEPN domain-containing protein, with the translated sequence MTGREQEYEAWLKYADDDLRAAAELIKAGLYNLACFHAHQAAEKYLKAFLVRHKVNPPRIHKLPTLISLCRQIAGEFEGLQQNALMLDMYYIPTRYPNAPVGSLPEGLPNEADAQRAFDIAKQIQDFIKSRD
- a CDS encoding nucleotidyltransferase domain-containing protein — protein: MDGGAAYSQYLKKELDRISGIIIENCRPEKIILFGSLARGKANEYSDLDLVVVMDTDMRFMDRLLFLAKLTNPRVGVDFLVYTPEEYRRMLENDNLFLREEVEKRGVVVYDRAGTRIRSMA
- a CDS encoding 5' nucleotidase, NT5C type; this translates as MEGPGRMRIGVDICNTIANVNAEILRSYDVSLEVYPFPELPAGFFSTPEGLTLLARAKPLAGAVEVLKNYALHGHEIIYITSRPVIAANITREWLAVHGFPRGSIVFLPRGYKKVFATHYGIGLFFEDDPIEAAGLQEAVGQVYMPAWPYNRNVRERYIQRFTSWKDMQNHSDCHLRLRMVL